From Pantoea sp. Ep11b, the proteins below share one genomic window:
- the ftsA gene encoding cell division protein FtsA translates to MIKATDRKLVVGLEIGTAKVAALVGEILPDGMVNIIGVGSCPSRGMDKGGVNDLESVVKCVQRAIDQAELMADCQISSVYLALSGKHISCQNEIGMVPISEEEVTQDDVENVVHTAKSVRVRDEHRILHVIPQEYAIDYQEGIKNPVGLSGVRMQAKVHLITCHNDMAKNIVKAVERCGLKVDQLIFAGLASSFAVLTEDERELGVCVVDIGGGTMDIAVYTGGALRHTKVIPYAGNVVTSDIAYAFGTPPTDAEAIKVRHGCALGSIVGKDENVEVPSVGGRPPRSLQRQTLAEVIEPRYTELLNLVNDEILQLQEQLRQQGVKHHLAAGIVLTGGAAQIEGLAACAQRVFHTQVRIGQPLNITGLTDYAQESYYSTAVGLLHYGKESHMNGDAETEKRVSVGNWFKRINSWLKKEF, encoded by the coding sequence ATGATCAAGGCAACGGACAGAAAACTGGTAGTTGGACTCGAAATCGGCACTGCGAAGGTTGCCGCCCTGGTTGGGGAAATTCTGCCCGATGGTATGGTCAACATTATTGGGGTGGGCAGCTGCCCGTCCCGTGGTATGGATAAAGGTGGCGTAAACGACCTTGAGTCGGTGGTGAAATGCGTTCAGCGCGCCATCGACCAGGCTGAGCTGATGGCAGACTGCCAGATCTCCTCCGTCTACCTTGCTTTATCGGGCAAACATATCAGTTGTCAGAACGAAATCGGGATGGTTCCGATTTCCGAAGAGGAAGTGACTCAGGATGATGTGGAGAACGTCGTCCATACCGCGAAATCGGTTCGTGTGCGCGACGAGCATCGCATCCTGCATGTCATCCCTCAGGAGTACGCCATCGACTACCAGGAAGGGATCAAAAACCCGGTGGGTCTGTCCGGCGTGCGTATGCAGGCGAAAGTGCACCTGATCACCTGCCACAACGACATGGCGAAGAACATCGTCAAAGCCGTTGAGCGCTGCGGACTGAAGGTCGATCAGCTGATTTTTGCCGGTCTCGCCTCCAGTTTTGCCGTACTGACTGAAGATGAACGTGAGCTGGGCGTATGTGTTGTCGACATTGGTGGCGGTACAATGGACATTGCCGTATATACCGGCGGCGCTTTACGGCACACTAAGGTGATTCCATATGCAGGTAACGTCGTGACCAGTGACATCGCCTATGCGTTTGGTACACCGCCGACGGACGCTGAAGCGATCAAAGTGCGCCATGGCTGCGCACTGGGTTCGATTGTCGGCAAAGATGAGAACGTTGAAGTGCCGAGCGTGGGCGGACGTCCACCGCGCAGCCTGCAGCGTCAGACGCTGGCAGAAGTGATTGAGCCGCGTTACACCGAACTTTTGAATCTGGTCAATGACGAGATTCTGCAGTTACAGGAACAACTGCGTCAGCAGGGCGTGAAGCATCATCTGGCCGCAGGCATTGTCCTGACCGGGGGTGCCGCGCAAATCGAAGGACTGGCGGCCTGTGCGCAACGCGTATTCCATACGCAGGTGCGTATCGGACAGCCGCTGAATATTACCGGCCTGACTGACTATGCGCAGGAGTCGTACTACTCCACCGCAGTGGGACTGTTGCACTACGGCAAAGAGTCGCACATGAACGGTGATGCAGAGACCGAAAAACGTGTCTCAGTAGGCAACTGGTTCAAGCGTATTAACAGTTGGTTAAAAAAAGAGTTTTAA
- the ftsZ gene encoding cell division protein FtsZ, with product MFEPMELTNDAVIKVIGVGGGGGNAVEHMVRERIEGVEFFAVNTDAQALRKTAVGQTIQIGNNITKGLGAGANPEVGRNSAEEDREALRSALEGADMVFIAAGMGGGTGTGAAPVVAEVAKDLGILTVAVVTKPFNFEGKKRMAFAEQGIAELSKHVDSLITIPNDKLLKVLGRGISLLDAFGAANDVLKGAVQGIAELITRPGLMNVDFADVRTVMSEMGYAMMGSGVACGEDRAEEAAEMAISSPLLEDIDLSGARGVLVNITAGFDLRLDEFETVGNTIRAFASDNATVVIGTSLDPEMNDELRVTVVATGIGMDKRPEITLVTNKPASQPVMDHRYQQHGMSPLPQEQKPAAKVVNEQPAQSNKEPDYLDIPAFLRKQAD from the coding sequence ATGTTTGAACCTATGGAATTAACCAACGACGCGGTGATTAAAGTCATCGGCGTCGGTGGCGGCGGCGGTAACGCCGTAGAGCACATGGTACGCGAGCGTATCGAAGGTGTGGAATTCTTTGCTGTGAATACCGACGCGCAAGCGCTGCGTAAAACAGCTGTCGGCCAGACCATCCAGATCGGTAATAACATTACCAAGGGTCTGGGTGCGGGTGCGAACCCGGAAGTGGGCCGTAACTCTGCAGAAGAAGATCGCGAAGCACTGCGTTCTGCGCTGGAAGGGGCAGACATGGTGTTCATCGCAGCCGGCATGGGCGGCGGTACCGGAACCGGTGCAGCACCTGTAGTCGCTGAAGTGGCTAAGGATCTGGGTATCCTGACGGTGGCTGTGGTTACCAAGCCGTTCAACTTCGAAGGCAAAAAGCGCATGGCGTTTGCCGAGCAGGGGATCGCTGAACTCTCTAAACATGTGGATTCCCTGATCACCATTCCAAACGACAAGCTGCTGAAAGTGCTGGGTCGTGGCATCTCTCTGCTGGATGCATTTGGTGCGGCGAACGACGTGCTGAAAGGCGCTGTCCAGGGTATCGCCGAGCTGATCACCCGTCCGGGCCTGATGAACGTCGACTTTGCTGACGTGCGCACCGTGATGTCCGAAATGGGCTATGCGATGATGGGTTCCGGCGTTGCGTGCGGTGAAGATCGTGCGGAAGAAGCGGCTGAAATGGCGATCTCAAGCCCACTGCTGGAAGATATCGATCTCTCTGGCGCGCGCGGCGTGCTGGTCAACATCACGGCGGGCTTCGATCTGCGTCTGGATGAGTTCGAAACCGTGGGTAACACCATCCGCGCCTTCGCGTCTGATAACGCGACCGTCGTGATCGGTACCTCACTGGATCCGGAAATGAATGACGAACTGCGCGTCACCGTGGTGGCAACCGGTATCGGCATGGACAAGCGTCCTGAAATCACGCTGGTGACCAACAAGCCAGCCAGCCAGCCAGTGATGGATCATCGCTATCAGCAGCACGGTATGTCACCGCTGCCGCAGGAGCAGAAACCGGCGGCTAAAGTGGTTAACGAGCAGCCTGCACAGTCGAACAAAGAGCCTGATTATCTTGATATTCCGGCCTTTTTACGTAAGCAGGCCGATTAG
- the lpxC gene encoding UDP-3-O-acyl-N-acetylglucosamine deacetylase, whose protein sequence is MIKQRTLKRIVQATGVGLHTGKKVTLTLRPASANTGVIYRRTDLNPPVDFPADAKYVRDTMLSTCLVNDEGVRISTVEHLNAALAGLGIDNIIVEVDAPEIPIMDGSAAPFIYLLMDAGIEQLNSAKKFVRVKQAVRVEEGDKWAEIKPYNGFSLDFTIDFKHPAIDSSSQRYAMNFSADAFVRQISRARTFGFMREIEYLQSKGLCLGGSLDCAIGLDDFRVLNEEGLRFEDEFVRHKMLDAIGDLFMCGHNIIGAFTAFKSGHALNNKLLQAVLAKQEAWEWATFEDEAELPLAFKAPNLVLA, encoded by the coding sequence ATGATCAAACAAAGGACATTAAAACGTATTGTTCAGGCGACTGGCGTCGGTTTGCATACCGGCAAGAAAGTCACCCTGACCTTACGCCCTGCGTCGGCTAACACCGGGGTCATCTATCGTCGCACCGACTTGAATCCACCGGTAGATTTTCCGGCTGATGCAAAATACGTGCGCGACACCATGCTGAGCACCTGCCTGGTGAATGATGAAGGCGTACGTATTTCAACGGTTGAACACCTCAATGCCGCCCTTGCGGGTCTGGGTATCGACAACATCATTGTTGAAGTTGATGCGCCAGAGATCCCGATCATGGACGGCAGCGCAGCACCGTTTATCTATCTGCTGATGGATGCGGGTATCGAGCAGCTCAACAGCGCGAAGAAATTTGTGCGCGTTAAGCAGGCCGTGCGTGTGGAAGAGGGTGACAAATGGGCCGAGATCAAACCTTATAACGGTTTCTCGCTCGATTTCACCATCGACTTTAAACACCCGGCGATCGACTCCAGCTCACAGCGCTATGCGATGAACTTCTCTGCTGACGCCTTTGTTCGTCAAATCAGCCGGGCGCGTACATTTGGCTTTATGCGTGAAATCGAATATCTGCAGTCTAAAGGCCTGTGCCTGGGCGGTAGCTTAGATTGTGCGATAGGCCTGGATGATTTCCGCGTACTGAATGAAGAAGGCCTGCGTTTTGAAGACGAGTTTGTCCGTCACAAAATGCTGGACGCCATTGGCGACTTGTTTATGTGTGGCCACAACATCATTGGCGCATTCACTGCGTTCAAATCGGGCCATGCGCTGAACAACAAGCTGCTGCAGGCGGTTCTGGCGAAGCAGGAAGCCTGGGAATGGGCAACCTTCGAAGACGAAGCGGAACTGCCGCTGGCATTCAAAGCACCGAATCTGGTTCTGGCGTAA
- the secM gene encoding secA translation cis-regulator SecM — translation MIGILQRWRQLGRRYFWPHLLLGMVAASFGLPACAQSSELNASSESPASSLFLGNATRFDHLIRLQEASRRPSFSVDYWHQHAIRTVIRHLSFTLAPQAQAEQQPLPLAAQKLALIDSLHNLLTSHSALHTASQQLAVPPLFMAVTRSWVEWHASVHGIRAGPARLFC, via the coding sequence GTGATCGGGATTCTTCAGCGCTGGCGACAATTAGGTAGACGCTATTTCTGGCCTCATCTCCTGTTGGGGATGGTTGCGGCCAGCTTTGGCCTGCCAGCCTGCGCGCAAAGCTCCGAACTCAACGCTTCGTCTGAATCGCCTGCCAGCAGCCTGTTTCTGGGCAACGCCACTCGTTTTGACCACCTGATCCGGCTTCAGGAAGCGTCCCGGCGCCCGAGCTTCAGCGTCGACTACTGGCACCAGCACGCAATCCGCACCGTTATCCGTCATCTCTCCTTTACGCTGGCGCCCCAGGCGCAGGCGGAGCAGCAGCCGTTACCGCTGGCAGCACAAAAGCTGGCGCTGATCGACTCCCTGCACAATTTACTGACATCACACTCTGCGCTGCACACTGCATCGCAGCAGCTTGCTGTTCCCCCGCTTTTTATGGCCGTTACCCGCTCCTGGGTCGAGTGGCATGCCAGCGTGCATGGCATTCGCGCCGGGCCTGCCCGATTGTTCTGCTAA
- the secA gene encoding preprotein translocase subunit SecA — MLSKILTKVFGSSNDRTLRRMRKVVDVINKMEPDFEKLSDDELKAKTDEFRARLKKGESLESLIPEAFATVREASKRVFGMRHFDVQLIGGMVLNDRCIAEMRTGEGKTLTATLPAYLNALSGKGVHVVTVNDYLAQRDAENNRPLFEFLGLSIGINMSGLPAVAKREAYAADITYGTNNEYGFDYLRDNMAFSPEERVQRKLHYALVDEVDSILIDEARTPLIISGPAEDSSDLYTKVNKIIPHLVRQDKEDSETHQGEGDFWVDEKARQAHMSERGLVKVEELLVSQGIMEAGESLYSPTNIMLMHHVTAALRAHALFTRDVDYIVKDGEVVIVDEHTGRTMQGRRWSDGLHQAIEAKEGVEIQNENQTLASITFQNYFRIYEKLAGMTGTADTEAFEFSSIYKLDTIVVPTNRPMVRKDLADLVYMTEKEKIDAIIEDIRERTANGQPVLVGTISIEKSEVVSNELTRAGIKHNVLNAKFHAREADIVAQAGRPGAVTIATNMAGRGTDIMLGGSWHAEVAELEAPTDAQIEEIKAAWKIRHDAVLASGGLHIVGTERHESRRIDNQLRGRAGRQGDAGSSRFYLSMEDALMRIFASDRVSNMMRKLGMKPGEAIEHPWVTKAIANAQRKVESRNFDIRKQLLEYDDVANDQRRAIYSQRNELLDVSDVSETINSIRHDVYKATIDTYIPPQSLEEMWDVPGLEERLRADFDLDLPIAEWLDKEPDLHEEVLRERIMARAIESYAGKEEIVGAEMMRNFEKGVMLQTLDSLWKEHLAAMDYLRQGIHLRGYAQKDPKQEYKRESFAMFAAMLESLKYEVISTLSKVQVRMPEEVEAMEQQRREEAERLAQQQQLSHVEEDLLAEPEPQQSGERKVGRNDPCPCGSGKKYKQCHGRIA; from the coding sequence ATGTTAAGCAAAATATTAACCAAGGTTTTTGGTAGCAGTAACGATCGTACCCTGCGTCGTATGCGCAAAGTGGTGGACGTCATCAACAAAATGGAGCCTGACTTCGAAAAGCTCTCTGATGATGAACTGAAAGCGAAAACTGACGAGTTCCGCGCGCGCCTGAAAAAAGGGGAATCCCTGGAAAGCCTGATTCCGGAAGCATTTGCCACCGTGCGCGAAGCCAGTAAACGTGTGTTCGGGATGCGACACTTCGACGTGCAGCTGATTGGCGGCATGGTGCTGAACGATCGCTGCATCGCAGAGATGCGTACCGGTGAAGGTAAAACCCTGACCGCGACGCTGCCAGCCTATCTGAATGCGCTGTCGGGGAAAGGCGTTCACGTCGTGACCGTCAACGACTATCTGGCACAGCGTGATGCCGAAAACAACCGTCCGCTGTTCGAGTTCCTGGGCCTGAGCATCGGCATCAACATGTCGGGCCTGCCAGCGGTGGCGAAGCGTGAAGCGTACGCGGCAGACATCACCTACGGCACCAACAACGAATATGGCTTCGACTACCTGCGCGACAACATGGCTTTCAGCCCGGAAGAGCGCGTACAGCGTAAACTCCACTATGCGCTGGTGGATGAGGTCGACTCCATCCTGATCGATGAAGCGCGTACGCCGCTGATCATCTCCGGTCCGGCAGAGGACAGCTCTGATCTTTACACCAAAGTGAACAAGATCATCCCGCATCTGGTTCGTCAGGATAAAGAGGACTCCGAAACCCATCAGGGCGAGGGTGACTTCTGGGTCGATGAGAAAGCGCGTCAGGCCCACATGTCTGAGCGTGGTCTGGTGAAAGTGGAAGAGCTGCTGGTCAGCCAGGGGATTATGGAAGCGGGTGAGTCGCTCTACTCGCCGACCAACATCATGCTGATGCACCACGTTACGGCGGCCCTGCGTGCGCACGCGCTCTTTACCCGCGATGTGGATTACATCGTGAAAGATGGCGAAGTGGTGATCGTCGATGAACACACCGGCCGTACCATGCAGGGGCGTCGCTGGTCCGATGGCCTGCATCAGGCGATCGAAGCGAAAGAAGGTGTAGAGATCCAGAACGAGAACCAGACCCTGGCCTCGATCACCTTCCAGAACTATTTCCGTATTTACGAGAAGCTGGCCGGGATGACCGGTACGGCCGATACCGAAGCGTTCGAATTCAGCTCTATCTACAAGCTCGACACCATCGTGGTGCCGACTAACCGTCCGATGGTGCGTAAAGATCTGGCTGACCTGGTCTACATGACCGAGAAAGAGAAGATCGATGCGATTATCGAAGATATCCGCGAGCGCACCGCCAACGGCCAGCCTGTACTGGTGGGGACCATCTCGATTGAGAAATCGGAAGTGGTCTCTAACGAACTGACCCGCGCCGGTATCAAACATAACGTGCTTAACGCCAAATTCCACGCCCGCGAAGCGGATATCGTGGCACAGGCGGGTCGGCCAGGTGCGGTCACTATCGCCACCAACATGGCCGGACGTGGTACCGACATCATGCTGGGCGGAAGCTGGCACGCGGAAGTGGCCGAGCTGGAAGCGCCGACCGATGCGCAGATTGAAGAGATCAAAGCGGCGTGGAAAATCCGTCATGATGCGGTTCTGGCGTCCGGCGGTCTGCACATTGTGGGGACCGAGCGTCACGAATCGCGTCGTATTGATAACCAGCTGCGCGGTCGTGCAGGCCGTCAGGGTGACGCCGGTTCATCACGCTTCTATCTCTCAATGGAAGATGCGCTAATGCGTATTTTTGCCTCGGACCGCGTCTCCAATATGATGCGTAAACTGGGCATGAAACCGGGTGAAGCGATTGAGCATCCGTGGGTCACTAAAGCGATTGCCAACGCACAGCGCAAAGTAGAGAGCCGTAACTTCGATATTCGTAAGCAGCTGCTGGAATATGATGATGTGGCGAATGACCAGCGTCGGGCTATCTACAGTCAGCGTAATGAGCTGCTGGATGTCTCCGACGTGAGCGAAACCATCAACAGCATTCGTCATGATGTCTATAAGGCCACCATCGACACCTACATTCCGCCGCAGTCTCTGGAAGAGATGTGGGATGTGCCTGGCCTGGAAGAGCGTCTGCGCGCGGACTTTGATCTCGATCTGCCGATTGCGGAGTGGCTGGATAAAGAGCCGGATCTGCATGAGGAAGTGCTGCGTGAACGCATCATGGCCCGCGCGATCGAGAGCTATGCCGGGAAAGAGGAGATCGTGGGCGCCGAGATGATGCGCAACTTCGAAAAAGGCGTGATGCTTCAGACGCTGGATTCGCTGTGGAAAGAACATCTCGCTGCAATGGACTATCTGCGTCAGGGTATCCATCTGCGTGGCTATGCGCAGAAAGATCCGAAGCAGGAGTACAAGCGTGAATCCTTCGCCATGTTTGCGGCGATGCTGGAGTCACTGAAGTATGAAGTGATCAGCACGCTGAGCAAGGTTCAGGTGCGTATGCCGGAAGAGGTAGAAGCGATGGAGCAGCAGCGTCGTGAAGAGGCCGAGCGTCTGGCACAGCAGCAGCAGCTGAGCCATGTCGAAGAAGATCTGCTGGCGGAGCCAGAGCCGCAGCAGAGCGGTGAGCGCAAAGTGGGCCGCAACGATCCCTGCCCATGCGGTTCCGGCAAAAAGTACAAGCAGTGTCATGGCCGTATCGCCTGA
- the mutT gene encoding 8-oxo-dGTP diphosphatase MutT yields the protein MKHLQVAVGIIRNANKQIFLAQRAASSYMANKWEFPGGKIEAGESAEQGLIRELHEETGIEVTEARPVGHADHTYEDLRVTLHFFLVEGWKGEPWGKEGQPQRWVDQQALVADEFPPANHPLIARLVAGEL from the coding sequence ATGAAGCACCTGCAGGTTGCAGTAGGCATCATTCGTAATGCCAATAAACAGATTTTCCTTGCCCAGCGCGCGGCGAGTTCTTACATGGCGAATAAATGGGAGTTTCCTGGCGGTAAGATTGAAGCGGGCGAAAGCGCCGAACAGGGACTGATCAGGGAACTGCATGAAGAGACCGGCATTGAGGTTACCGAGGCGCGTCCGGTGGGTCATGCAGACCACACCTATGAAGACCTGCGTGTGACGCTGCACTTCTTCCTGGTGGAGGGGTGGAAAGGCGAGCCGTGGGGCAAAGAGGGACAGCCGCAGCGCTGGGTCGATCAGCAGGCGCTGGTGGCAGATGAGTTTCCGCCAGCCAATCACCCGCTGATTGCGCGTCTGGTCGCGGGCGAACTCTGA
- the yacG gene encoding DNA gyrase inhibitor YacG: protein MQQDVMTVSCPQCGKDVIWDELSPWRPFCSKRCQLIDLGEWAAEEKRIPSSDDMNDSENWSEQDH from the coding sequence ATGCAGCAAGATGTTATGACCGTTTCCTGTCCGCAGTGCGGCAAAGATGTCATCTGGGATGAGCTGAGCCCGTGGCGTCCCTTCTGCAGTAAGCGCTGCCAGCTTATTGATTTAGGGGAATGGGCCGCTGAAGAGAAGCGGATCCCCAGCAGCGACGACATGAATGACAGTGAAAACTGGAGTGAACAGGATCATTGA
- the zapD gene encoding cell division protein ZapD, with protein sequence MSTPVLFEHPLNEKMRTWLRVEFLINQLDETTPLDKTVNALTFFRVIAELLDIFERGDMRTELLKELERQQQKLRAWADVPGVDMTLVNALSDKLRIQSTQLMNAPRMGQQLREDRLIALVRQRLSIPGGCCSFDLPGLHIWLHLPQETRDAQVEAWMQTLEPLHHALAMVLDLIRQSGTFHLQTSLNGFYQDNAEGADLLRLQLSLDDALYPQVSGHKSRYAIRFMPFDSEQGEVPARLNFQLACC encoded by the coding sequence ATGAGCACACCCGTTCTGTTTGAACACCCACTGAATGAAAAAATGCGCACCTGGCTACGGGTTGAGTTTCTGATTAACCAGTTGGATGAGACCACCCCGCTGGATAAGACGGTGAATGCGCTGACCTTTTTCCGTGTGATTGCCGAACTGCTCGACATTTTCGAGCGGGGTGACATGCGTACCGAGCTGCTGAAAGAGCTTGAGCGTCAGCAGCAGAAATTACGTGCCTGGGCTGATGTGCCCGGTGTCGATATGACACTGGTTAATGCCCTCAGTGATAAACTGAGAATTCAGTCAACCCAGCTGATGAATGCGCCGCGAATGGGCCAGCAGCTGCGCGAGGATCGTCTTATTGCCCTCGTCCGCCAGCGCCTGAGCATCCCCGGCGGCTGCTGCAGCTTTGATTTACCAGGTCTGCACATCTGGCTGCATCTGCCCCAGGAGACGCGCGATGCCCAGGTCGAAGCCTGGATGCAGACGCTGGAGCCGCTGCATCATGCGCTGGCGATGGTGCTGGATCTGATCCGTCAGTCCGGCACCTTCCATCTGCAGACCAGCCTTAATGGTTTTTATCAGGATAATGCCGAAGGGGCCGATCTGCTGCGGCTGCAGCTGTCACTGGACGATGCGCTCTATCCCCAGGTCTCCGGCCACAAGAGCCGTTACGCCATCCGTTTTATGCCATTTGACAGCGAGCAGGGTGAAGTCCCGGCCCGCCTTAATTTTCAACTGGCCTGTTGTTAG
- the coaE gene encoding dephospho-CoA kinase (Dephospho-CoA kinase (CoaE) performs the final step in coenzyme A biosynthesis.), with amino-acid sequence MPYIVALTGGIGSGKSTIARAFAASGVKIIDADLIAREVVEPGTPALQAIQARYGSSIVTQQGALDRARLRDIIFQQPEEKSWLNALLHPLINARTRALIAQATSPYVLWVVPLLVENQLQHQADRVLVVDVDEATQLARTQQRDGLTAAQAQRILAAQATRQQRLACADDIIDNSGEPDDALPQVARLHQRYLRLAATKQD; translated from the coding sequence ATGCCCTATATCGTCGCGCTTACCGGAGGAATCGGCAGTGGAAAAAGTACCATTGCCCGGGCATTTGCCGCATCTGGCGTGAAGATTATTGATGCGGATTTGATCGCCCGTGAGGTGGTCGAGCCGGGTACCCCGGCTCTGCAGGCCATTCAGGCGCGCTATGGTTCATCGATCGTCACGCAACAGGGGGCGCTTGATCGTGCCCGGCTTCGCGACATTATTTTTCAGCAGCCGGAAGAGAAAAGCTGGTTAAACGCGCTGCTCCATCCGTTGATTAATGCCCGGACACGCGCGCTGATCGCGCAGGCCACCTCACCTTATGTGCTCTGGGTCGTGCCGCTACTGGTGGAAAACCAGTTACAGCACCAGGCTGACAGAGTGCTGGTCGTGGATGTCGATGAAGCAACACAGTTAGCGCGCACGCAGCAGCGTGATGGCCTCACCGCCGCGCAGGCACAACGTATTCTTGCCGCACAGGCCACGCGTCAGCAGCGCCTCGCCTGTGCCGATGACATTATTGATAATAGTGGCGAGCCCGATGATGCCTTGCCACAGGTTGCCAGACTTCATCAGCGCTACCTCAGGCTGGCGGCAACGAAACAGGATTAA
- a CDS encoding GMP reductase, translated as MRIEEDLKLGFKDVLIRPKRSTLKSRSQVELERSFTFRHSGLRWSGVPIIAANMDTVGTFSMAEALSSFNILTAVHKHYSVDEWRAFIQRVPAAVLKQVMVSTGTSEADLSKLVAIMALSQDLQFICIDVANGYSQHFVDFLQRAREMFPTKTICAGNVVTGEMVEELILSGADIVKVGIGPGSVCTTRVKTGVGYPQLSAVIECADAAHGLSGQIVSDGGCSVPGDIAKAFGGGADFVMLGGMLAAHDECEGQIVEENGESFMLFYGMSSESAMKRHVGGVAQYRAAEGKTVKLPLRGPVDDTARDILGGLRSACTYVGAERLKELTKRTTFIRVNEQENRVFNR; from the coding sequence ATGCGTATCGAAGAAGATCTGAAACTGGGCTTTAAAGATGTGTTAATCCGCCCAAAACGCTCCACGCTGAAAAGCCGCTCGCAGGTTGAGCTGGAACGCAGCTTTACCTTCCGTCATTCGGGACTGCGCTGGAGCGGCGTGCCGATCATCGCCGCCAACATGGACACCGTCGGCACCTTTTCGATGGCCGAGGCGCTGTCCAGCTTCAATATCCTCACCGCGGTTCACAAACATTACAGCGTCGATGAGTGGCGCGCTTTTATTCAGCGCGTGCCCGCCGCGGTACTGAAGCAGGTCATGGTATCGACCGGGACCTCAGAGGCCGATCTCAGTAAGCTGGTTGCAATTATGGCGCTGTCTCAGGATTTGCAGTTTATCTGCATCGATGTCGCTAACGGCTACTCGCAGCATTTTGTCGATTTTCTGCAGCGGGCGCGTGAGATGTTTCCGACCAAAACGATTTGTGCCGGTAACGTGGTCACGGGCGAAATGGTGGAAGAGCTGATCCTCTCTGGCGCGGATATCGTGAAGGTTGGCATCGGCCCCGGCTCAGTCTGCACCACCCGGGTAAAAACCGGTGTCGGTTATCCGCAGCTGTCGGCCGTTATTGAGTGTGCTGATGCGGCGCATGGCCTGAGCGGACAGATCGTCAGCGATGGTGGCTGTTCTGTGCCCGGCGACATCGCCAAGGCGTTTGGCGGCGGAGCAGACTTCGTGATGCTGGGCGGAATGCTGGCGGCGCATGATGAATGTGAAGGGCAGATCGTCGAAGAAAATGGCGAAAGTTTTATGCTCTTCTACGGCATGAGCTCTGAGTCAGCGATGAAGCGTCACGTCGGTGGTGTCGCGCAGTACCGCGCAGCGGAAGGTAAGACCGTGAAGCTGCCGTTACGCGGCCCGGTGGATGACACCGCCCGCGACATTCTGGGTGGACTGCGTTCCGCCTGCACGTATGTCGGAGCGGAGCGCCTGAAAGAGCTAACCAAGCGCACCACCTTTATCCGCGTTAACGAGCAGGAAAACCGCGTTTTCAACCGGTAG